Proteins found in one Mustela lutreola isolate mMusLut2 chromosome 12, mMusLut2.pri, whole genome shotgun sequence genomic segment:
- the CCIN gene encoding calicin, protein MKLEFTEKNYNSFVLQNLNKQRKRKEYWDMALTVDHHVFFAHRNVLAAVSPLVKSLISSNDMKTTDELFITIDPNYLSPATVDQLLDYFYSGKVVISEQNVEELLRGAQYFNTPRLRIHCNDFLIKSIRRANCLRYLFLAELFELKEVSDLAYSGIRDNFHYWASPEGCMHFMRCPPVIFGRLLRDENLHVLNEDQALSALINWVYFRKDEREKYFKKFFNYINLNAVSNKTLMFASNKLMGMENSSAHATLIESVLVDRKQERPSSLLSYQRKGALLDSVVILGGQKAHGKFNDGVFAYIIQENLWLKLSEMPYRAAALSATSAGRYIYISGGTTEQISGLKTAWRYDMDDNSWTKLPDLPIGLVFHTMVTCGGTVYSVGGSIAPRRYVSNIYRYDERKEAWCLAGKMSIPMDGTAVITKGDRNLYIVTGRCLVKGYISRVGVVDCFDTNTGDVVQCITFPIEFNHRPLLSFQQDNILCVHSHRQSVEINLQKIKANKTTTSVPLLPNNCPLDVSHAICSIGDNRVFVCGGVTTASDVQTKDYTINPNAYLLDQKTGEWKTLAPPPEALDCPACCLAKLPCKILQRI, encoded by the coding sequence ATGAAATTGGAATTCACGGAGAAAAACTACAACAGCTTTGTGCTGCAGAACCTGAACAAACAGAGGAAACGCAAAGAGTACTGGGACATGGCCCTGACTGTGGACCACCATGTCTTCTTTGCACATCGCAACGTGCTGGCTGCTGTCTCCCCACTGGTGAAGAGCCTCATCTCCAGCAATGACATGAAGACCACCGATGAGCTCTTCATCACCATTGACCCCAACTACCTGAGTCCGGCCACGGTGGACCAGCTCCTGGACTACTTCTACAGTGGCAAGGTGGTGATCTCGGAGCAAAACGTGGAGGAGCTCCTTCGCGGGGCCCAGTATTTCAACACGCCACGCCTTCGAATCCACTGTAACGACTTCCTGATTAAGTCCATCCGCCGTGCAAACTGCTTGCGTTACCTCTTCTTGGCTGAGTTGTTTGAGCTCAAAGAGGTGTCAGACTTGGCCTATTCTGGCATTCGTGACAACTTCCACTACTGGGCCAGTCCCGAGGGCTGTATGCACTTCATGCGCTGCCCTCCTGTCATCTTTGGCCGCCTGCTCCGAGATGAAAACCTGCATGTGCTCAATGAGGACCAGGCTCTCAGTGCCCTCATCAATTGGGTGTACTTCCGGAAGGATGAGCGGGAGAAGTATTTCAAGAAGTTCTTCAACTACATCAATCTGAATGCTGTCTCCAACAAGACACTGATGTTTGCCAGCAACAAGCTGATGGGCATGGAGAACAGCTCAGCCCACGCGACCCTGATCGAGAGTGTCCTTGTGGACCGAAAGCAGGAGAGGCCGTCCAGCTTGCTGAGTTACCAGCGGAAAGGTGCCCTGCTTGACTCAGTGGTCATCCTGGGCGGCCAGAAGGCCCATGGTAAGTTCAATGATGGAGTGTTTGCCTACATCATCCAGGAGAACCTGTGGTTGAAGCTGTCAGAGATGCCCTATCGGGCAGCAGCCCTTAGTGCCACCTCTGCTGGCCGCTACATCTACATCTCTGGTGGGACCACTGAGCAGATTTCAGGGCTGAAGACAGCTTGGCGGTACGACATGGATGACAACTCCTGGACCAAGTTGCCAGACCTGCCAATTGGGCTCGTCTTCCACACCATGGTGACCTGCGGGGGGACAGTGTACTCAGTGGGTGGGAGCATTGCCCCAAGGCGGTATGTCTCCAACATCTATCGCTATGATGAGCGCAAGGAGGCCTGGTGCCTGGCAGGGAAGATGAGCATCCCTATGGATGGcacagctgtgatcaccaaggggGACCGGAACCTGTACATTGTCACGGGCCGCTGCTTGGTGAAGGGCTATATTTCACGGGTCGGAGTGGTGGACTGCTTTGACACCAACACTGGGGATGTGGTCCAGTGTATCACCTTCCCCATTGAGTTCAACCACAGGCCCCTGCTCTCTTTCCAACAGGACAATATCCTCTGTGTACACAGCCACCGGCAGAGTGTCGAAATCAACCTGCAGAAGATAAAGGCTAACAAGACAACCACCTCGGTGCCTCTCTTGCCCAACAACTGCCCCTTGGATGTGTCCCATGCTATCTGCTCCATTGGAGACAACAGAGTGTTCGTGTGTGGGGGTGTCACCACAGCCAGTGACGTCCAGACAAAGGATTATACCATCAACCCAAATGCCTACTTGTTGGACCAAAAGACAGGCGAATGGAAGACCCTGGCCCCCCCACCGGAGGCACTGGACTGTCCTGCGTGCTGTCTAGCCAAGCTACCTTGCAAGATTCTTCAAAGGATTTAA